In Candidatus Saccharimonadales bacterium, the genomic window GTCAACCTGTCCGCCCCTAAAATTTTTCATCTTCGATGAAATAATTTTGGGGCCGCCCCGCAGGTTGCCACTCAAGGTGTAGGTTTTGAGGTTTAGGTTACAGAATCCTGCCAAACGTGTGTTGGTTTAATGAGCAGGCTGAGCAACCAGCTGCGCGAGCAATTCGTAGGCGGCATGCGCATCCTGGCTGCGCTGAATATAGCCACCGACGTTGAGTACGTCGACCCCGCCCGCAGCCAGTTGACAGATATTCTGGTCGTTGATGCCGCCGTCCCAACCGATCTCAAGCGTTGGCTTAGCAGCCCGCAGCTGCTGGACTTTGTCGAGTAAACGCAGGTCAGCCGTGCCACCAAAGTAGCCGAGCTTTCCGGAAAATATCAGTACATGATCTATAATATCGATGGCTGGAAGTATAGTTTCGACGGACGTATCCTGCAGGAGTGCGACGCCGGTTTCTATACCATGCTTATGGAGCGTATCGGCAAACGCCACAAAATCTCCTTCAGCCTCCGCATGGACAATGACCATCTGCGGTCCCAGCACGCGGTATAGCTGCGTATGCTCAAATGGATTCTTAAGCATGACGTGCAGATCAGCCCGCACGCCGCCTGGCCACCAGATCTGATCCAGATCGAGTAGTTTATTTGGCGCCAGCACTCCGTCGGATACATCGATATGAATCCGTGGCGCAAAGTCGGCAATGCGCTCAATCTGCGCCCGGTACAAATGGGCGTTTTCGGCTGTAACCGTTGGGCAAATACTGACCATACTATACTTTGTCTTTCGTTCGAATCAGGATTATAAGGTATGCCACCACACAGACAGCCATAATCACATAATCAACTGCGTATGACGTTACCCACGCTGGCGGCTGGCTACCTGGCTGCGAGTCGCCGACGAAAAAAATTCCAGAATAATTTTTTAATGAGACCAACACGCCATATACGGCCATGAATGCAGCAGATTTTATAATTGCCACGAACCATCGGTTGAGTCGAATTGGATACCGCCCGGATAGAATGTAGGCAATGCAGAATGCGATCACTGGTAGTAACCCGCTCAGGATAATTACAGCCGCATAACTCCATGAATAACCCGTTGAATTGAAGATATACAGAGCGAGCGTAAATGCCATTCCTACAGCCGCCGACACAGTCATTGCAATGACGAATGCCCGCTGCAGGCCGGCTGGTACCTGCAAAGCTCCGGCTGAGGCCGCGGTTCGTTGTTTTGGAAATTTCATATTTGCTTCCGTTATACCCTATCCAAGTTGATCAAGTTCCTGCAAGCGGCGTTTGAAACGGGTTGCCCCGGCAAACGGCGTGTTGAGCCAAGTTGTCATGATAGCCTGCGCCTTGGCGTCATCGAGACTGCGGGCACTAAGGCAGAGCACATTGCTGTCATCATCATTGCGGGCCGACCGGGCTTCAGTCAAGTTCCAGCACAGACTGGCTCGTATACCCTTGAATCTATTGGCAGCCATGCACATGCCCT contains:
- a CDS encoding RpiB/LacA/LacB family sugar-phosphate isomerase; this translates as MKIYIGADHNGFHLKKQLYDFLLRSGYDVIDAGDLQLDQNDDFPQFAGRAVTGLLADGDASSKGILICGSGQGMCMAANRFKGIRASLCWNLTEARSARNDDDSNVLCLSARSLDDAKAQAIMTTWLNTPFAGATRFKRRLQELDQLG